From the Cryptomeria japonica chromosome 2, Sugi_1.0, whole genome shotgun sequence genome, one window contains:
- the LOC131045640 gene encoding LEAF RUST 10 DISEASE-RESISTANCE LOCUS RECEPTOR-LIKE PROTEIN KINASE-like 1.2 isoform X1 → MRPHSFFTPCAIFLQITACLAASYGKCHSPNFDCAGINMSYPFGILNQGCGLLGFQVDCEGNPQLHVHRNDYRILNASLISQRRITMVNQKLFKACSLDPDVYDDLSNSHFLVSRQNSNITELRDCGKKIPKQIVKFHCNNRSGEFEEWYFGFDVEKSESCTEVYSVPVLEKPKTMPKQSSQFIQLLRRGFQVEWQDPKIIFPDCGSCEATKGICGYHPYTETFCCYCPNGSTHLFNCSDGLGMAYTYHRKRKKSMSASVIIGGSIGVLGVIVTTVLIVLFYTRSKPKRNTEDHGFCKERGHSLEAGRKIGILPIFSYHELEEATNFFSEENQLGNGGFGSVYLGCLKDGRSVAVKRLYQDNTRRVEQFLNEIEILSSLHHQNLVRLFGCTCPNTRDLLLVYEYIPNGTLADHLHGERKRPGGLNWGTRLNIAVETAQALAFLHCFDPPIFHRDVKSANILLDENFKAKVSDFGLSKLATVNVSHVTTAPHGTPGYVDPEYHQSFQLTEKSDVYSFGVVLVEIISAKLAVDVSRNRREISLAHLAVAKIQAGALHELVDPDLDIEMNFEVKRMVNAVAELAYECLAIERDDRPDMRQVVFRLEQIRNSGSGGSQSVNLNSITVS, encoded by the exons ATGAGGCCACATAGTTTCTTTACGCCCTGCGCTATTTTCCTACAGATCACGGCCTGCCTCGCGGCTTCTTATGGAAAATGTCACAGCCCTAATTTTGATTGCGCAGGTATAAATATGTCGTACCCTTTTGGGATTCTGAACCAGGGCTGTGGTCTTCTGGGCTTCCAAGTGGACTGTGAAGGTAACCCTCAGCTACATGTCCACAGAAATGACTACAGGATACTTAATGCTTCCTTGATCTCTCAAAGACGGATTACCATGGTAAACCAAAAGCTTTTTAAAGCCTGCAGCTTGGACCCGGATGTGTATGATGATCTCAGTAATTCCCATTTTCTGGTTTCGCGTCAGAATTCCAATATTACAGAGCTTCGAGACTGTGGGAAGAAAATACCCAAGCAAATCGTTAAGTTCCACTGCAATAATAGGAGTGGTGAATTTGAGGAGTGGTATTTTGGGTTTGATGTAGAAAAGTCCGAGTCTTGCACCGAAGTCTATTCAGTCCCTGTTTTGGAAAAGCCTAAAACGATGCCTAAACAAAGCTCACAGTTTATACAGCTTTTGCGGAGAGGATTCCAGGTGGAATGGCAGGATCCTAAAATCATCTTTCCAGATTGTGGCAGCTGTGAGGCAACAAAAGGGATTTGTGGTTATCATCCTTATACTGAAACTTTTTGCTGCTACTGCCCAAATGGAAGCACACATCTTTTCAATTGCTCGGATG GTCTTGGAATGGCCTATACATATCACCGTAAGAGGAAGAAATCCATGAGTGCTAGCGTAATAATAG GTGGTAGTATTGGAGTGCTGGGAGTGATTGTAACAACAGTACTGATAGTACTATTCTACACTAGATCAAAGCCAAAGCGGAACACAGAGGACCATGGATTCTGCAAAGAAAGAGGTCACAGCTTAGAAGCAGGGCGTAAGATAGGGATCCTCCCAATTTTCTCCTATCACGAACTTGAAGAAGCCACAAATTTTTTCAGTGAGGAGAACCAACTGGGAAACGGAGGCTTCGGATCAGTTTATCTGGGCTGTCTCAAAGATGGCCGATCTGTAGCAGTAAAGAGACTTTACCAGGACAACACCAGAAGGGTAGAACAGTTCCTTAATGAAATAGAGATCCTCTCATCACTGCATCACCAAAATCTCGTGAGGCTCTTTGGCTGTACCTGTCCAAACACCAGAGATTTATTACTGGTCTACGAATATATCCCCAATGGGACCCTGGCGGATCATCTGCACGGGGAAAGGAAGCGGCCAGGGGGGCTGAACTGGGGAACCCGCTTAAACATTGCTGTAGAAACCGCTCAGGCCTTGGCCTTTCTCCACTGTTTTGACCCGCCAATTTTTCACAGAGATGTCAAGTCCGCTAACATTCTTCTGGACGAGAATTTCAAAGCCAAAGTCTCAGATTTTGGTCTCTCCAAGCTGGCGACTGTAAATGTCAGCCACGTCACTACAGCTCCTCATGGCACTCCCGGGTATGTTGATCCGGAATACCATCAGTCGTTTCAGCTGACGGAGAAATCCGACGTGTACAGCTTCGGGGTCGTTTTGGTGGAGATCATTTCTGCAAAATTAGCTGTGGATGTCAGTCGGAACAGAAGAGAAATCAGTCTGGCCCATTTGGCGGTAGCGAAGATTCAAGCGGGGGCTTTGCATGAGCTTGTGGATCCCGATTTGGACATTGAAATGAATTTTGAGGTGAAGAGAATGGTGAATGCAGTTGCTGAACTGGCGTACGAGTGCCTGGCAATTGAACGGGACGACAGACCTGACATGAGACAGGTCGTTTTTCGGCTTGAGCAAATAAGAAACTCGGGCTCTGGGGGAAGCCAAAGTGTGAACTTAAATAGCATTACTGTTTCATAG
- the LOC131045640 gene encoding LEAF RUST 10 DISEASE-RESISTANCE LOCUS RECEPTOR-LIKE PROTEIN KINASE-like 1.2 isoform X2 — protein sequence MRPHSFFTPCAIFLQITACLAASYGKCHSPNFDCAGINMSYPFGILNQGCGLLGFQVDCEGNPQLHVHRNDYRILNASLISQRRITMVNQKLFKACSLDPDVYDDLSNSHFLVSRQNSNITELRDCGKKIPKQIVKFHCNNRSGEFEEWYFGFDVEKSESCTEVYSVPVLEKPKTMPKQSSQFIQLLRRGFQVEWQDPKIIFPDCGSCEATKGICGYHPYTETFCCYCPNGSTHLFNCSDGGSIGVLGVIVTTVLIVLFYTRSKPKRNTEDHGFCKERGHSLEAGRKIGILPIFSYHELEEATNFFSEENQLGNGGFGSVYLGCLKDGRSVAVKRLYQDNTRRVEQFLNEIEILSSLHHQNLVRLFGCTCPNTRDLLLVYEYIPNGTLADHLHGERKRPGGLNWGTRLNIAVETAQALAFLHCFDPPIFHRDVKSANILLDENFKAKVSDFGLSKLATVNVSHVTTAPHGTPGYVDPEYHQSFQLTEKSDVYSFGVVLVEIISAKLAVDVSRNRREISLAHLAVAKIQAGALHELVDPDLDIEMNFEVKRMVNAVAELAYECLAIERDDRPDMRQVVFRLEQIRNSGSGGSQSVNLNSITVS from the exons ATGAGGCCACATAGTTTCTTTACGCCCTGCGCTATTTTCCTACAGATCACGGCCTGCCTCGCGGCTTCTTATGGAAAATGTCACAGCCCTAATTTTGATTGCGCAGGTATAAATATGTCGTACCCTTTTGGGATTCTGAACCAGGGCTGTGGTCTTCTGGGCTTCCAAGTGGACTGTGAAGGTAACCCTCAGCTACATGTCCACAGAAATGACTACAGGATACTTAATGCTTCCTTGATCTCTCAAAGACGGATTACCATGGTAAACCAAAAGCTTTTTAAAGCCTGCAGCTTGGACCCGGATGTGTATGATGATCTCAGTAATTCCCATTTTCTGGTTTCGCGTCAGAATTCCAATATTACAGAGCTTCGAGACTGTGGGAAGAAAATACCCAAGCAAATCGTTAAGTTCCACTGCAATAATAGGAGTGGTGAATTTGAGGAGTGGTATTTTGGGTTTGATGTAGAAAAGTCCGAGTCTTGCACCGAAGTCTATTCAGTCCCTGTTTTGGAAAAGCCTAAAACGATGCCTAAACAAAGCTCACAGTTTATACAGCTTTTGCGGAGAGGATTCCAGGTGGAATGGCAGGATCCTAAAATCATCTTTCCAGATTGTGGCAGCTGTGAGGCAACAAAAGGGATTTGTGGTTATCATCCTTATACTGAAACTTTTTGCTGCTACTGCCCAAATGGAAGCACACATCTTTTCAATTGCTCGGATG GTGGTAGTATTGGAGTGCTGGGAGTGATTGTAACAACAGTACTGATAGTACTATTCTACACTAGATCAAAGCCAAAGCGGAACACAGAGGACCATGGATTCTGCAAAGAAAGAGGTCACAGCTTAGAAGCAGGGCGTAAGATAGGGATCCTCCCAATTTTCTCCTATCACGAACTTGAAGAAGCCACAAATTTTTTCAGTGAGGAGAACCAACTGGGAAACGGAGGCTTCGGATCAGTTTATCTGGGCTGTCTCAAAGATGGCCGATCTGTAGCAGTAAAGAGACTTTACCAGGACAACACCAGAAGGGTAGAACAGTTCCTTAATGAAATAGAGATCCTCTCATCACTGCATCACCAAAATCTCGTGAGGCTCTTTGGCTGTACCTGTCCAAACACCAGAGATTTATTACTGGTCTACGAATATATCCCCAATGGGACCCTGGCGGATCATCTGCACGGGGAAAGGAAGCGGCCAGGGGGGCTGAACTGGGGAACCCGCTTAAACATTGCTGTAGAAACCGCTCAGGCCTTGGCCTTTCTCCACTGTTTTGACCCGCCAATTTTTCACAGAGATGTCAAGTCCGCTAACATTCTTCTGGACGAGAATTTCAAAGCCAAAGTCTCAGATTTTGGTCTCTCCAAGCTGGCGACTGTAAATGTCAGCCACGTCACTACAGCTCCTCATGGCACTCCCGGGTATGTTGATCCGGAATACCATCAGTCGTTTCAGCTGACGGAGAAATCCGACGTGTACAGCTTCGGGGTCGTTTTGGTGGAGATCATTTCTGCAAAATTAGCTGTGGATGTCAGTCGGAACAGAAGAGAAATCAGTCTGGCCCATTTGGCGGTAGCGAAGATTCAAGCGGGGGCTTTGCATGAGCTTGTGGATCCCGATTTGGACATTGAAATGAATTTTGAGGTGAAGAGAATGGTGAATGCAGTTGCTGAACTGGCGTACGAGTGCCTGGCAATTGAACGGGACGACAGACCTGACATGAGACAGGTCGTTTTTCGGCTTGAGCAAATAAGAAACTCGGGCTCTGGGGGAAGCCAAAGTGTGAACTTAAATAGCATTACTGTTTCATAG